A single window of Ostrinia nubilalis chromosome 24, ilOstNubi1.1, whole genome shotgun sequence DNA harbors:
- the LOC135083932 gene encoding small ribosomal subunit protein uS10m encodes MNLVRSIWRSAPAVRNAFVNNHASLRPLSTTVTPVTPVPNLEDVPSTVELDKLFKRVELEMRGIDPAVLLSYSWFCVAAASHLGIEVTKNWALRKSEKERHTLLRAVHIYKKHRVQYEIRTYFRFLHLQRLTGSTCDTYLEYIERNLPEGCALKVTKVECQKMPEHIKPPSQE; translated from the exons ATGAATCTTGTCAGG AGTATCTGGCGTTCAGCGCCAGCCGTACGTAATGCGTTCGTCAACAATCACGCCAGTTTGCGGCCTCTTTCAACCACCGTAACACCAGTCACTCCAGTTCCAAATTTAGAAGATGTCCCATCGACAGTGGAACTCGATAAACTGTTTAAGAGAGTGGAGTTGGAGATGAGAGGCATAGATCCCGCAGTTCTGTTGAGTTACTCCTGGTTTTGTGTGGCAGCTGCTTCCCATTTGGGCATTGAAGTCACTAAAAA TTGGGCCTTAAGAAAATCAGAAAAAGAAAGGCACACTCTACTCAGAGCTGTgcatatttacaaaaaacataGAGTACAATATGAAATCCGTACATACTTCAGATTCTTACACTTGCAACGACTTACTGGATCAACTTGCGACACATACTTGGAATACATTGAAAGAAATCTCCCAGAAGGATGTGCTCTAAAGGTCACAAAAGTGGAATGTCAGAAAATGCCAGAACACATAAAACCACCAAGTCaagaataa
- the LOC135083933 gene encoding transmembrane protein 216-like, whose protein sequence is MSKVTNVNSSLAYEILLYLNSFYLGMFFVCEVAMGILKAINVSYPENALLTEAGIFCALCLVEVIRIFLGRRGNLASKKIPVFFSVILTIPSAVGVCYFLIYQTYILRLEYIWCAVMLIFHALELAFAILFIFTVCKHQQFK, encoded by the exons atgtccaaagtaACAAATGTGAACTCTAGTTTAGCGTATGAAATTCTGCTttacttaaatagtttttatttaggtatgttCTTCGTGTGTGAAGTCGCTATGGGGATTCTAAAGGCGATAAATGTTTCTTATCCAGAGAATGCCTTGCTGACTGAGGCAGGAATATTTTGTGCCCTCTGTCTGGTCGAAGTGATCCGAATTTTCTTGGGACGAAGAGGAAATTTGGCTAGCAAAA AAATTCCAGTATTCTTCTCAGTAATCCTAACAATCCCCTCTGCAGTAGGAGTGtgctattttttaatttaccaaACCTACATTCTCCGCCTGGAATACATTTGGTGTGCTGTGATGCTGATATTCCATGCCCTGGAGCTTGCCTTCGCCATTCTCTTCATATTTACTGTGTGTAAACACCAGCAGTTTAAATAG